TTTTGTTGTCGATGGTACAGACCTGTCTCATGAACTCCTTAGTGGTCATGACCAGCTCGTGGTAAATGAGCCATCGGGGCTGCTCATCAAACAGCGAACTACTCGGGTGGACGTAGACGGTCTGCTGATGTTTCACCGTCCTGTAGCCTCCTTTGCTGAGCCGCGCCGTGTGGTAGAAGTAGCCCGCTGTCACCGACTGCAAAGAGCCcattcattcaaaatgtcACGTTTCGCATCATTGTCACTCAAATTGGGGTCGGGTGAGTATCGGGAACCGGTATCGGGCTGATACCGGTCCTACTTTAAGGTATCTGGTACTCGTGGATGCTCCCACCTTACGGATAGGCATGGAGTCACCCTGCGAGCTGACCATCTCCACCTCTATGCGCTCCATCAGGCCCTCCAGCTGGTCCCGCACGTCCCGCGCTCGCCTCATGGAGCGAAACTGGATGAAGTTTTCGTAGCACCACTGTGTCGAGTAGCCGCTCTCCACCCACTAAGGTAGAAATTTtctatttattaatattttatataaaaaaaaatgaatcctTAGAACAAGCCATCCATACCTGCGTGTAGACATTCAGCAGGACCAGGTGATCCCCGCCGGGCACCACAAAGTTCATCCTGGCGTTGTCAGCATGCACCGCCTTGTCCTTGGGCCGGTAGAAGATTGCGTTGTTTACTGAGAGCATGGCGGCGATTGAGAGAACCTCCTCAGAACACTTGTACCTGGAAGAGGAGAAGCAAAGCGGCTATGATGTGAGGGAAGAGGTCGTGAAAAACCCCCAGGACAGTTGGAGTGGGAAGAGACTCACTGCTCAGAGGCGAGGATCATCTTGCTCAGCATGGGGTCCACAGGCAGCTCGGCCATCCTGCGACCCAACTGAAGTCCGCGGACAGGAGAGGAAGCGACAAGTGAGCATCATGTCCTAAAAATAGCGATCCCTTCTATTGTGTGGAGTACCGTGGTGAGCTCTCCTAAGTGGTTGAGTGCTCCGAGGGCGTAAAGCTGCTCCAGAGCCATCAGAAGCGTCTCGTGCGGCGGCGGGTCCATGAAGTCAAAGTGGAGAAGGTCATTGATACCTGGACACGGACAGAAACAATAAATAGATCAGAAGTGATGAATGTCATAGCTACAAAAATGTTCCACGAtcagaatggaaaaaaaaaaagttgacgtTTCAGAGGAATGTTTAGATTTAGGACAGGATAGTGTATTTTTGTCATCGCTGATAAGCATCGGTGCATGTTGACTATCCGCTTGAGCTACAAAGAAATCTGGAACATGAGATGCATGAGACTGATTGCGTCGGACATGTGACCAAAAAACTCCACCTTCGTAAAGATAACACGGCTGAGCTCTCGTTCGTTCGACACTGTGTTTCGTTGGGTGTCATCATGCATCGCACCCACCCAAACTCTtgagcagcagcaccacaTTTCCCAGGTTGGTCCTCTGAATTTCGGGCACGGTCATGTCCTCCATCTCGTGTTTGTAGGCCCACGCCGTGTAGAGCCTGAAGCATTTGCCGGCGGCCACTCTGCCGGCGCGGCCTGCTCTCTGACTGGCCGACGCCTGGAAAATCACACGGTGGGACATCGGCATATGGAACTGtactgtgagtgtgtgagaTAACCAGTCTCAAATTTTGGCTCGCGATACCAAATTAATCCTCCTAAATTGCCAAGTGGTTACCCGAGAGCAAGGCATGACGATAAGCGATTCCATCCCGGTCCGGGCGATGTAATTCTTCTGCTTGCAGAAACCCGGGTCGATGACATAGATGATGCCGTCAATGGTCAAGGAGGTTTCCGCAATATTGGTCGCCACCACCACCTAAAAAGGAGGAGGTGCAAAGGGTCAAAGGAAAATAAGATTTTCACTTGCATGATCTTACCTTGCGTGCACCGGGCGGCGTGGGGCTGAAGATCTTGGCCTGCATGTCAGAGGGCAGATTGGCGTAGATGGGCAGGACGAGCAGCTCGGCGATTTTAGAGCCCAGTCGCCGACATCGGTCTTGGAGCTGCTCGCAGCATGTCTCGATATCCTCCTACACGACAGGAGAATTATGATTTTAAATCTACTTATGggccacaaacacaattggcATACAGAAAACTAAAATTTCacagtcaattttttttttccctcttgcgacaattttttttaagcccGATTCTTGCAGCGTACCTGTCCAGTGAGGAAGACCAGAATATCTCCAGGAGGTTGCGTGACGTGGATCTGCAGCACTGACACCACACACGCTTCCATGTAGTCAGCCTCCGGAGCCTAAAATttcaacaattaaaaatgtgctgttgtttttcttccactaataaaacaacaaacacatgaCATTCATCTCAACGGCGGAACCGGCACTCACTTTAGTGTAGAATATGTCCACGGGGAATCTCCTGCCGGGGATCCTGAAGACGGGCGCGTCGTCGAAGAAGGTGGAGAAGCGCGCCGTGTCCAGTGTGGCGCTTGACACCAGCACCTTCAATTCGGGACGGAACCTGCCGATGTCCTTGATGAGGCCAAACAGGATATCCGTGTGGAGGGTTCGCTCGTGAGCTTCGTCGATGATGATCACACTGAGTGAAACAGGAgggggtgattttttttttgggatcgGATCAAAGAACGACTCAGAGGTTCCATTATACAGAAGAGGAAGTTTGGATTAATGACACACGGGTCAGTGAGAACGTTACCTGTAGCTGGCGAGGTCGGGCTCGGTGAGAAACTCCCGTAGCAGCATGCCGTCTGTCATGTACTTGATGATCGTCCTCTCTGATGTGCAGTCCTCAAAACGGATACTGTAGCCCACCTGGATAAATgtcacccccaaaaaaaaatgaaggacaAACACCAGCAAaattaaagtgtttttttttctcgccatTTAATTACCTCATTACCGAGCTTGACGCTCATTTCCTGCGACACCCGAGCGGCCACCGACATGGCGGCTACTCGGCGAGGCTGCGTGCATCCGATCTTCATCCCTCCTTTGGTGAAACCCTAAGAGAAgggttgaggaaaaaaataaccttgaaatgcaaaagaaaaaaaatattgaccaagcgactgggaaaaaaaaaaactataaaatACAACACGCACATCCTCAAAGAGGTACTGTGGGATTTGTGTAGTCTTTCCCGAGCCCGTCTCGCCCTCGATGACCAGAACTTGGTGCTCGTGGATGGCAGCTAGCAGGTCCTCTCTGTATGGAAAGATGGGGAGGCTGCGGCGGACCTCCTGCATGGACTGCTTCTTCAGCTCTGCCTGGGACAAGGCCGGAGTCTCGTCCTGGGGGGGATTTATTccatgtgtttaaaaaaaactgcaaagaGAATCACTTTCCACTCTTCAGACCCAGCGAGAATTTTAGAAGGTATGACGTTGATATATTTGATCAACCTTCTCACCTCCATCAAAGTCCCTTTCATGGTGATGGCGGTGCtgacaaagtcgatcatctcGTCCTCCTCCAGGATGAGCTGGTACTTCTCCTGTTGGCGCCTGACGCCCTGCTCGCGCTCCTTCTTGGCACCGAAGCTGAGCGAGGCCGTCTTGAGCCGCTCCTCCTCCCAGCGACCCTGCTCGCCGCCCAGCTCCATGAGGGGCTCCTCCTCTAGCTCCAACTCCTTCTGGGGCACCTCCTAGACAAACGAAAACCAAGGCTGATGAGCTATTTTTACACTTTGAcctttttctgcatttttcattttagtttggCACAAATAATATTCAGGGAAGTTGGAAACTCCCACCTTTCTCCTGATCTCCTCCGGTATGTAGTATCTgttcttcctctcctccagctcctttGCTCCGGCCTTCTTGTAGTCCTTCGCCAGGTCTCGCAGTGTTTGCTTGTACTCCACCTCCTTCTTCTCACGCTCGGTCAGGTCGTCCGAGGCAAACAGGTACTCCTCGTCGACGAGTTCCGCCTCCAGGTCCTCCAGCTTTTCCTCCTCACGCTTCTTCAGGTATTCGCGGCGGGACTGCTTCCGCAACTCGGGCAACTGGCATAGGAGGGAGCGAGGAATTATTTTtcaggaaattatttttttatattctggagaaaataaaaagcacaataTGATGCTTTTTGCCTACCATGTTTCTCTGATCATCTTCAGCCAACTTCAGTCTCTTCTGAGCCTCCTCGTaagcctgaaaaacaaaaagcaaaacagaagAGCATGATGGAGTCGTTTTTTTAAGGGGGATCTTTTGTGGGTATCCTCACACGGCCTTTCACCTTTTTGTCCGTCCTCTCCGCGATGTGCCTCGTCTTATCTTTGTCTCTCAGCTTGACGCGTTCGGCAAAGGCGTCGCGCTCCTCGATGTCGTGTAGTCGCTCCCGCTCTTCTTTCTCccactcttcttcttcatgatCTTCATTCTTGATAGCCGAGTTGTCATCCTTGCTCGACTGAGCCCTGCTGTACaaagaaatgaacattttgagcGACAAAATACAAAGGGGACTACATTTGTAGATTACCTAACAGGCGCTTCTTCTTCGCTGGACGACTCGCTCTCCTTCTTCCGCCGGATGTTCTTCCTTTTGCTCCCTCCGTCCTTCtctttgttcttcttcttagTCCCACGCTGCTTCTCCACAACGATGTCCTCTTCGCTGTCGCTATCCTCCAGCAAAGTGTACGTGCGATTCTTCCTGTCCATCTCGATGGCCTGGCGCTCCATCACCCGGGAGGCTTTTTCCACGACCTGCTTGCGAGGAATCTGCAACACATCATCAGTATTGACGTTTTTTAATCTTATCGTACTCCATTTATTGAGATGCGCATCAGATTGTGGGGGTCAGTTAAGGTAAATTTCAGCTTTTTAAGATGAGTCTACACACTTTGTCGAACAGCTCATGCGCAAAGGTGGTGATGCTCTGGTCGATGTCGATGGTGCCTGTCTGCTGGAGCCTGCTCACAAAGTCCTGAGAGCTGCTCGCCTTCCGGGCAATGCCGATCATGAACTGAGCAACATATCGGTCGCTCAGGCCCAAGATGTCATGCAGCCGGTCGTTGACCCACTGCTCAAGGTCGGCCATGGTGTCTgctcagtaaaaaaaaattttttaaaaaacataattATCTGGTCAGTGTTTTGCTGAACTGGTATATGAGTTAACCTTGTAGCAATAAAATAGCAGATATTTCAAAAGGTTGAAGCTTGAaaattgttacattttgttaCTTAAGTGATTGTCTTGATAACCAGGAAGCCACAACTTTATAGTTTATCAGCCAACCTTTTCGTACATCAGAAGAATATCAAAACTTCATTGGACACAAAATATTAACAATACAACTCCACCTACcgctttgaaaatgtcaattcAACGTTGTTTATGCTCCAAAACTCGGAGGCTAAAAGCTAGCTCACTGTTAAACGCGAGCTAACTTAGTCCATAATTGGCAGCTGCTACAAACGGTGACGGAATGAGTAACTTTTAAGTCGAATGTACGATCATACATTTTAAGACACAAGTAACTATAAAACAAGATAACGAGATAAACAGTCCATTTTTAATGACGCTAAGTTTACGCGCATGTCTGCCTGCAAGAAACTCTCCTTCGCTCATGAAAAAAGTAGGAGAATGAAGGAGGCTACTAGTtactgccctcttgtggccatCACTGGAACAATAAGAAAAATCCTGTCACGTGGATTGCTTtgggtggcttttttttttttttttaaatcaagcaTGCGCGCCACTCACTTTCTCACAATGAAGTTTCTCTTCCTTTTTTATGATTTCAACAGATTTTctcagcatttaaaaaaaactttcaaccATGCGCCACTAACTTTTTCTCAATgatagttttttcttttcttccttttttattatttcagcaGAATTAAATTGGAGCCTAAATACGCAACACCGCCGCACTCAACCCCAAAACTACTGACAAGGAACAATACAAACCGGACAAACACGACTTTTGAGATGAGGACTCCGACTGCGGCTCTCCTGCTCCCGGTGTTGCTGCTCACCTGCGCCCGCGTCGATGGCTACCGGCCGGTCATCATCGTGCATGGAATCTTAGATGGACCCAAACAGTTCCAAAACCTGGTTCTCTTCATTAATAAGGTCAAATatccagattaaaaaaatattgtaatattaaaaaaataatttcagacGTTTTCTCAAATACTTGCAACAAGCATATAAGCAGTTATTGAAAGGTAAAACTAACATAAGAAATAACTGGTTTGTATTTAGGCTGATTTTTATGATTACAGCACATTATTGTTTTGCACGATTGAAAACGGGAACTCGTTGCAGACGCATCCTGGCACAGAGGTGACGGTGGTGGACATGTACAATCACATGTCCAGTCTCAAGCCGCTGTGGAACCAGGTGCAAAACTTCCATCGGGCCATCGAGCCCATAATGAGTTCGGCTCAAGACGGCGTTCACCTGTTATGTTTTTCGCAAGGTATACACGTATATTTCTTTCAGGTCAAGGCGAAAGTGGTCttacaatatttaatattgATATTTGTAATGTTTCTCAGGTGGTCTAATATGCCGAGCCCTCCTCTCCACCATGCCCAACCACAACATCCACAACTTCATCGCATTGTCGTCACCTCTGGCCGGCCAGTATGGAGGTCAGACAACCAAACAGTGCTCGCAGCAAGTCGCTATCAtgtcaagcttttttttgtcccgccAGAAACGTACTACCTTCAGCGGGTGTTTCCCTACTTCATGAAAGATACAATCTTCCTGGTTTGCTACAACAGGCTGGGACAAAAAGTGTCTATTTGCCAGTATTGGAATGGTGAGCACATTCTTGGAGttgaaacatttcaatttGGATTGTTCAGGCGTGATGTAAAATGAAACATGTACAatgtaaaaagtcaaattttgcacaatttttgATCCTGCGGATGGTAACAATTTGCAAGCTTCATAAATAGATGGATTGTTTTATGGCGTCCCACAGAGATCATTACTAGAACCCCTGACATTAGGATAATTATATCATCAATTTGAGTAATAATTGTGTCTATATTCtacagaccctcatcacagGCCCAGTTACTTGAAGAACAGCAATTTTCTTCCACTACTCAACGGTGACATAcctcacaacaacacaaaatgtaaGCGCAACATCACACAATTCACAATTCCTGATGGCCAACTCACTATTTAGGCAGCACACAGTAGTCCAGGAGTAATCCCAACGCTGCCTTTGTGTTAAGATTGTAATAATgatagaaataataaataatattaataaaccTTTGTCAGCCTGGAGGGAGAACTTCCTACGCATCAAGAAGCTGGTGTTGATTGGCGGACcggatgatgatgtcatcactccATGGCAGTCCAGGTTTGACACTTGTCTCTTCTATTTATAAGGATGACACAGAAatttgttgatgacatcaaaAGAAGACGATATAATAAATTTATAGGTATGTCGGGATAATAAGAAAATTACACTGAGGTGGGCAAAGATGGCGGTTCACatacgttttgtttttttctttaaaaggagagttttctttttttttagttagcAAATGAGctatgcattttctttttgtcatctCAAATTGAAACCACTTTGCAACGATAAAGAGGATGTGACACAACAGGTGccattttgtaaaatatgCAGCACTTAGTCGGGGCCTTTGGAGGGGTTCAGTGTTAATActcgtttccttttttttattcttcagcCACTTTGGGTTCTATGACAACAAAGAACGTGTTGTGGAAATGAGGAACCAAGAGGTACCCTTTCTCTGTTCCCTCTTCCCATCTACTCCATCGCCGTTAATGCATATTAATGCTGAATGATTTTTGAAAGATATTCTAATTGCAACCTGTGGATAGTTTTACAGGAATGACACTTTTGGACTGAAGACGCTGAGCGCTCGCGGTGACCTTTCACTCTGCCTCTGCTCTGGGGTCAAGCACATCCACTGGCACTCCAACTTCACTGTATTCACCAATTGCATCGAGAAGTGGCTCACTTGAAGGGAAAGGGGGGACGATGGAAAGGTGTTTGAGAATTAAGAAAAGATTTTAGAATTCTGTGACTTTTTATATTGCTCTATGTGCCTTTTTGCAATAACCACTGAACTATGTTGACATTTAATCATCTTAAAAAAGGTTTTCTCAGTTAGATTTATAATTTAATGggggataaaaaataaaaggcaatTTCCCTAACTGTTTGAATTTCCATCTTTATGcttcaaaagtatttttaataACCACGTAATGACAACGGCTTTACTGCCATCTAGCGGATATTAATGAAAACTAATTTGACAAAAACCGTAGCACACATCAAGTCAACCGGTGACGTCACATCCGGTCCCTAGGCCTTtgagcttttattttcatttaatttggagGGTTGAACGTAGATTTACGACCTTCTTAAATTCGGGTTTGAATGACGTAAAATATTGAACATAAATGAACGATTCTACTGTGCTGTACTGTTTTTACTGGCACCAGCCGGCCCACAGGTAGACTTGATGACGTAACCACAAGGTGACACCTACCACCTCTCTTCCTCCGCGGCGCTGTGAGTCGAGCTGAGAAGAGCAGCTTCACTTCACTCAAAGCAGtggtggagatttttttttctctccaacgAGAGGCTGCAACTTTTGTGGCTGCTCTTCCTCTGTGTCACAGTGTAAAGACTCATCCTCGTCTGACGGACGTTTCTCCGTCAAACCGGAGCAAAAGTCAGGTTTAAAGGTAaaactttgtttttggaatatAAACACTTGTTGCCTTGTAAAGGTAACGAACGACGTGGCTCTATTTTCTCAAGCGTTCGGTTGCTTTCAGGTACCCTCGGAAGAAGCAGATAGCAGACTGTGATCAGACAGCTGTTTTCTGTCAAAGTTTGTAAGATCGTTATAGTTGCTTTTAATTTGCGATTATATATGCACTGGAAGGCGAAAGAAAAGACGTTTATAGCGGTAGAAGTGATTGTTAAAGTGAAAGTGCCCGGGCGACGAAGTTTGCGCCGCGCGCTCAAGGGAAAAGTTGACTTGGCGGACACTTCATGGACTGTCGGCGTGGCCAAAAGTCGACGTGTCGCGTCCTGGACGTTTCAACTCGTGACTCTAAACTAGCAATCCAGTGTTTTGTCAATCTTTACCAATATATCGATCAAATGATCAAGAATGATAACTGAAATCAATGGAAGACCTCCgtggtgatgtcatttcctgtttttattttgaaaagctaGTCACTTCCGCCCTTCGACTTGTCTAGTCTTGGTAAACTTGCTACATTTTCAGAGGATTCGAACAGTGTACACAGTATTTTGAGTCACTGTTTGGTTAAGCAGATGCCAAATGGCTGAGTCGGAAAACTTTATTCAGTGAACCAAATAGTGAGAGTCTGTTTGACATTTCCAGTGAGCTTGCTTTCTTGAGCCTGCAAATGAGCTGATTCCACTGAGTCACTACTGGAATAATTTAATTGTGACTCCACAGTGACTCCATTAATTCAAGGCActcattatttatattttgtgtatttagAGTGCCTGCCAAGATGTCATCCCGTGGTCCAAATGACTTGTGTGTAATATGCGGAGGAGTTCTTCAAGGCAACCAAAGGCGTTGGCTGTTTGGAAACCAGCACAAGAAATGTAGTCAGCCTCAGACCCCCACAAGTTCCTTGAGAGGAGGAAGCCTGTCAGGTTCTTCACCATGCAGCCCCTGGGGTGAGTTTTCCCTCTTGAAACACTCATTCGAAGTCCTAATGTTGACTTCAACTTGCTCGTCGTCCACAGGCAGCATGTCCTCCCTGGTCTCATCATCTTCCCTGTCCAAG
This DNA window, taken from Syngnathus acus chromosome 16, fSynAcu1.2, whole genome shotgun sequence, encodes the following:
- the dhx16 gene encoding pre-mRNA-splicing factor ATP-dependent RNA helicase DHX16 isoform X2, translating into MADLEQWVNDRLHDILGLSDRYVAQFMIGIARKASSSQDFVSRLQQTGTIDIDQSITTFAHELFDKIPRKQVVEKASRVMERQAIEMDRKNRTYTLLEDSDSEEDIVVEKQRGTKKKNKEKDGGSKRKNIRRKKESESSSEEEAPVRAQSSKDDNSAIKNEDHEEEEWEKEERERLHDIEERDAFAERVKLRDKDKTRHIAERTDKKAYEEAQKRLKLAEDDQRNMLPELRKQSRREYLKKREEEKLEDLEAELVDEEYLFASDDLTEREKKEVEYKQTLRDLAKDYKKAGAKELEERKNRYYIPEEIRRKEVPQKELELEEEPLMELGGEQGRWEEERLKTASLSFGAKKEREQGVRRQQEKYQLILEEDEMIDFVSTAITMKGTLMEDETPALSQAELKKQSMQEVRRSLPIFPYREDLLAAIHEHQVLVIEGETGSGKTTQIPQYLFEDGFTKGGMKIGCTQPRRVAAMSVAARVSQEMSVKLGNEVGYSIRFEDCTSERTIIKYMTDGMLLREFLTEPDLASYSVIIIDEAHERTLHTDILFGLIKDIGRFRPELKVLVSSATLDTARFSTFFDDAPVFRIPGRRFPVDIFYTKAPEADYMEACVVSVLQIHVTQPPGDILVFLTGQEDIETCCEQLQDRCRRLGSKIAELLVLPIYANLPSDMQAKIFSPTPPGARKVVVATNIAETSLTIDGIIYVIDPGFCKQKNYIARTGMESLIVMPCSRASASQRAGRAGRVAAGKCFRLYTAWAYKHEMEDMTVPEIQRTNLGNVVLLLKSLGINDLLHFDFMDPPPHETLLMALEQLYALGALNHLGELTTLGRRMAELPVDPMLSKMILASEQYKCSEEVLSIAAMLSVNNAIFYRPKDKAVHADNARMNFVVPGGDHLVLLNVYTQWVESGYSTQWCYENFIQFRSMRRARDVRDQLEGLMERIEVEMVSSQGDSMPIRKSVTAGYFYHTARLSKGGYRTVKHQQTVYVHPSSSLFDEQPRWLIYHELVMTTKEFMRQVVEIESGWLLEVAPHYYKSKEVEDSNNKKMPRNQGKAKEELG
- the LOC119135880 gene encoding lysosomal thioesterase PPT2-A-like, translating into MRTPTAALLLPVLLLTCARVDGYRPVIIVHGILDGPKQFQNLVLFINKTHPGTEVTVVDMYNHMSSLKPLWNQVQNFHRAIEPIMSSAQDGVHLLCFSQGGLICRALLSTMPNHNIHNFIALSSPLAGQYGETYYLQRVFPYFMKDTIFLVCYNRLGQKVSICQYWNDPHHRPSYLKNSNFLPLLNGDIPHNNTKSWRENFLRIKKLVLIGGPDDDVITPWQSSHFGFYDNKERVVEMRNQEFYRNDTFGLKTLSARGDLSLCLCSGVKHIHWHSNFTVFTNCIEKWLT
- the dhx16 gene encoding pre-mRNA-splicing factor ATP-dependent RNA helicase DHX16 isoform X1, with protein sequence MADLEQWVNDRLHDILGLSDRYVAQFMIGIARKASSSQDFVSRLQQTGTIDIDQSITTFAHELFDKIPRKQVVEKASRVMERQAIEMDRKNRTYTLLEDSDSEEDIVVEKQRGTKKKNKEKDGGSKRKNIRRKKESESSSEEEAPVSRAQSSKDDNSAIKNEDHEEEEWEKEERERLHDIEERDAFAERVKLRDKDKTRHIAERTDKKAYEEAQKRLKLAEDDQRNMLPELRKQSRREYLKKREEEKLEDLEAELVDEEYLFASDDLTEREKKEVEYKQTLRDLAKDYKKAGAKELEERKNRYYIPEEIRRKEVPQKELELEEEPLMELGGEQGRWEEERLKTASLSFGAKKEREQGVRRQQEKYQLILEEDEMIDFVSTAITMKGTLMEDETPALSQAELKKQSMQEVRRSLPIFPYREDLLAAIHEHQVLVIEGETGSGKTTQIPQYLFEDGFTKGGMKIGCTQPRRVAAMSVAARVSQEMSVKLGNEVGYSIRFEDCTSERTIIKYMTDGMLLREFLTEPDLASYSVIIIDEAHERTLHTDILFGLIKDIGRFRPELKVLVSSATLDTARFSTFFDDAPVFRIPGRRFPVDIFYTKAPEADYMEACVVSVLQIHVTQPPGDILVFLTGQEDIETCCEQLQDRCRRLGSKIAELLVLPIYANLPSDMQAKIFSPTPPGARKVVVATNIAETSLTIDGIIYVIDPGFCKQKNYIARTGMESLIVMPCSRASASQRAGRAGRVAAGKCFRLYTAWAYKHEMEDMTVPEIQRTNLGNVVLLLKSLGINDLLHFDFMDPPPHETLLMALEQLYALGALNHLGELTTLGRRMAELPVDPMLSKMILASEQYKCSEEVLSIAAMLSVNNAIFYRPKDKAVHADNARMNFVVPGGDHLVLLNVYTQWVESGYSTQWCYENFIQFRSMRRARDVRDQLEGLMERIEVEMVSSQGDSMPIRKSVTAGYFYHTARLSKGGYRTVKHQQTVYVHPSSSLFDEQPRWLIYHELVMTTKEFMRQVVEIESGWLLEVAPHYYKSKEVEDSNNKKMPRNQGKAKEELG